The Streptococcus sanguinis genome contains the following window.
TTTTCGAAATGCCCAGGTTGTAAGCATACCATTTACCAAAAAGATCTTGGAAATGACAGTGTGTGTCCTAACTGTGGCTATAATTTCCGTATTTCTGCTCATGAGCGCTTAAATCTAACCGTGGATGAGAACAGTTTTGAGGAGATGTTCACTGGAATTGAAACCAAGGATCCTCTGAACTTCCCTAACTATCAGGAGAAGTTGGCTCTTACCCGCGAGAAGACAGGCTTAGATGAGGCAGTTCTGACTGGGACGGCTAGTATCAAGAGGCATAAAACGGCTCTTGGTATCATGGATTCGAACTTTATCATGGCTTCTATGGGGACAGTAGTGGGTGAAAAGATTACCCGCCTCTTTGAGTATGCGACAGAGCATAAATTGCCAGTCGTTCTGTTTACGGCTTCTGGCGGTGCCCGGATGCAAGAGGGCATTATGAGCTTGATGCAGATGGCTAAGGTCTCTGCGGCTGTTCAGCGTCACTCTGCTGCAGGCCTCTTCTATTTGACTGTCTTGACAGATCCGACAACTGGTGGTGTCACCGCCTCTTTTGCCATGGAAGGTGATATTATTCTGGCTGAAACACAGGCTCTGGTCGGATTTGCAGGGCGTCGGGTTATTGAGTCCACAGTTCGTGAGAAGCTGCCAGATGATTTTCAAAAGGCTGAATTTCTCATGGAGCATGGTTTTGTGGATGCCATCGTCAAGCGTGGTGACATGAGAGATACACTTGCTACCTTATTAGCATTTCATGGAGGTCAAGCATGACAAAAATCACTCGAATTATTAAAGAAGCGCGTGATCAGGCTCGTTTGACTGCGCTGGATTTTGCACAAGGAATTTTTGATAACTTCGTTGAGCTGCATGGAGATCGCTCTTTTCGAGATGACGGTGCGGTCATTGGCGGTATCGGGACGCTAAACGGTCAGCCTGTAACTGTGGTCGGTATTCAAAAAGGTCGCAATTTGCAGGATAATTTGCGCCGAAACTTTGGACAGCCGCATCCGGAAGGCTACCGTAAGGCCCTACGTCTCATGAAACAGGCGGAAAAATTTGGCCGTCCTGTGGTAACCTTCATCAATACGGCAGGTGCTTATCCTGGTGTCGGTGCTGAGGAGCGTGGTCAAGGGGAAGCTATTGCCCGCAATTTGATGGAAATGAGCAATCTCAAAGTGCCGATTATTGCCATCATCATTGGTGAAGGTGGCTCAGGCGGAGCCTTGGCTTTGGCTGTAGCAGATAAGGTCTGGATGCTGGAAAACTCTATGTATGCAGTTCTTAGTCCAGAAGGCTTTGCTTCTATCCTCTGGAAAGACGGCAGCCGCGCTATGGAAGCGGCTGAGCTGATGAAAATTACTTCACACGAGCTCTTGCAGATGGAAGTGGTAGATAAGGTCATTCCTGAAAGAGGCTTTAACAACCATGAATTACTGGCTGCAGTGAAAGAAGAAATCGTTGCTGAGTTGGATAGTCTGTCTCAGCTGTCCTTGGAGCAATTACTGGAAAATCGCTACCAGAGATTCAGGAAATATTAAAAAATCGAAGCCAAAAGGCTTCTTTTTCTCGTTTCGGATTCTTGTTTGGAATGGATGTGGAGCCACCTTACGAGGGTAATATATTTTAGTTTGAAAAATCGCATTATATTCTATTTATAGGACTTATATAAAATATATATTATACAAGCCATTGGTCCTATGTTAAGATAGTCTTTAATTAAAAGAAATGAGGTTTCATATGTCAGAATTTACTATCCACACGATTGAGTCCGCACCAGCTGAGGTAAAAGAAGTCCTGGAAACTGTTCAAAAAGATAACGGTGGCTACATTCCCAATCTTATCGGTCTTTTGGCCAATGCGCCAACGGCTTTGGAAACTTATCGGACGGTTGGAGCTATCAATCGCCGTAACAGCCTGACACCGACTGAGCGTGAAGTAGTGCAGATAACGGCTGCAGTTACTAATGGCTGTGCTTTCTGTGTAGCGGGTCATACAGCTTTTTCAATCAAGCAGATTCAAATGAATGATGATCTTTTGGAGGCTCTGCGCAATCGTACTCCGATTGATACAGATCCCAAGCTAGATACGCTTGCTAAATTTACCATTG
Protein-coding sequences here:
- a CDS encoding acetyl-CoA carboxylase carboxyltransferase subunit beta produces the protein MALFSKKDKYIRINPNRASREKPQAKPEVPDELFSKCPGCKHTIYQKDLGNDSVCPNCGYNFRISAHERLNLTVDENSFEEMFTGIETKDPLNFPNYQEKLALTREKTGLDEAVLTGTASIKRHKTALGIMDSNFIMASMGTVVGEKITRLFEYATEHKLPVVLFTASGGARMQEGIMSLMQMAKVSAAVQRHSAAGLFYLTVLTDPTTGGVTASFAMEGDIILAETQALVGFAGRRVIESTVREKLPDDFQKAEFLMEHGFVDAIVKRGDMRDTLATLLAFHGGQA
- a CDS encoding acetyl-CoA carboxylase carboxyl transferase subunit alpha, whose product is MTKITRIIKEARDQARLTALDFAQGIFDNFVELHGDRSFRDDGAVIGGIGTLNGQPVTVVGIQKGRNLQDNLRRNFGQPHPEGYRKALRLMKQAEKFGRPVVTFINTAGAYPGVGAEERGQGEAIARNLMEMSNLKVPIIAIIIGEGGSGGALALAVADKVWMLENSMYAVLSPEGFASILWKDGSRAMEAAELMKITSHELLQMEVVDKVIPERGFNNHELLAAVKEEIVAELDSLSQLSLEQLLENRYQRFRKY
- a CDS encoding carboxymuconolactone decarboxylase family protein is translated as MSEFTIHTIESAPAEVKEVLETVQKDNGGYIPNLIGLLANAPTALETYRTVGAINRRNSLTPTEREVVQITAAVTNGCAFCVAGHTAFSIKQIQMNDDLLEALRNRTPIDTDPKLDTLAKFTIAVINTKGRVGDEALADFLEAGYTHENALDVVLGVSLATLCNYANNLANTPINPELQPYA